One window of Lytechinus variegatus isolate NC3 chromosome 2, Lvar_3.0, whole genome shotgun sequence genomic DNA carries:
- the LOC121408680 gene encoding mediator of RNA polymerase II transcription subunit 19-like isoform X1 → MSLFKRSPSDSSSNYGGIPPKMPTPIRQRSPMPTKQFLSPPSVDPEPFYLLKDPPLSNGSEVTGETHMIGHYGLEHSYNKFSTKKLKEQLSAFLPLLPGNIDTVSSQDNSSLQSVIEKPPITKEIAPFTTAMLQGFKLHPGSIPDQYKLLHHQPAKKHKHKKHKRDHRIPELSEPMSAGAEAGGDNGHEKKHKKTKKHGDQDGEKKKRDKKKKKKKARQDPMHPGMPATHEGSGPGRP, encoded by the exons atgtcgCTTTTCAAGCGAAGTCCCTCCGATTCTTCTTCAAACTACGGAGGCATTCCTCCAAAAATGCCGACACCGATTCGTCAGAGATCTCCAATGCCAACGAAACAATTCCTGAGTCCACCTAGCGTTGATCCAGAACCGTTTTATCTGCTGAAAGACCCACCACTATCCAATG GTTCTGAGGTGACAGGTGAAACTCACATGATTGGTCACTATGGATTGGAGCACAGCTACAACAAATTTTCCACCAAGAAACTCAAAGAACAACTCAGTGCATTCTTGCCTCTCCTTCCAG GCAATATTGATACTGTAAGCTCACAAGACAACAGTAGTCTTCAGTCTGTGATAGAGAAACCTCCAATTACAAAGGAAATCGCTCCCTTCACCACAGCCATGCTACAGGGATTTAAACTCCATCCAGGATCA ATTCCTGACCAGTACAAGCTGCTACACCACCAACCTGCAAAGAAACACAAGCACAAGAAACACAAGAGAGATCATCGCATACCTGAACTCAGTGAACCAATGAGTGCAG GAGCAGAAGCTGGTGGGGACAATGGCCATGAGAAGAAACATAAGAAAACCAAGAAACACGGTGATCAagatggagagaaaaagaaaagagacaagaagaagaaaaagaagaag GCTCGTCAAGATCCAATGCACCCTGGCATGCCTGCAACACACGAGGGCAGCGGACCAGGCAGGCCGTGA
- the LOC121408680 gene encoding mediator of RNA polymerase II transcription subunit 19-like isoform X2 → MSLFKRSPSDSSSNYGGIPPKMPTPIRQRSPMPTKQFLSPPSVDPEPFYLLKDPPLSNGSEVTGETHMIGHYGLEHSYNKFSTKKLKEQLSAFLPLLPGNIDTVSSQDNSSLQSVIEKPPITKEIAPFTTAMLQGFKLHPGSIPDQYKLLHHQPAKKHKHKKHKRDHRIPELSEPMSAEAGGDNGHEKKHKKTKKHGDQDGEKKKRDKKKKKKKARQDPMHPGMPATHEGSGPGRP, encoded by the exons atgtcgCTTTTCAAGCGAAGTCCCTCCGATTCTTCTTCAAACTACGGAGGCATTCCTCCAAAAATGCCGACACCGATTCGTCAGAGATCTCCAATGCCAACGAAACAATTCCTGAGTCCACCTAGCGTTGATCCAGAACCGTTTTATCTGCTGAAAGACCCACCACTATCCAATG GTTCTGAGGTGACAGGTGAAACTCACATGATTGGTCACTATGGATTGGAGCACAGCTACAACAAATTTTCCACCAAGAAACTCAAAGAACAACTCAGTGCATTCTTGCCTCTCCTTCCAG GCAATATTGATACTGTAAGCTCACAAGACAACAGTAGTCTTCAGTCTGTGATAGAGAAACCTCCAATTACAAAGGAAATCGCTCCCTTCACCACAGCCATGCTACAGGGATTTAAACTCCATCCAGGATCA ATTCCTGACCAGTACAAGCTGCTACACCACCAACCTGCAAAGAAACACAAGCACAAGAAACACAAGAGAGATCATCGCATACCTGAACTCAGTGAACCAATGAGTGCAG AAGCTGGTGGGGACAATGGCCATGAGAAGAAACATAAGAAAACCAAGAAACACGGTGATCAagatggagagaaaaagaaaagagacaagaagaagaaaaagaagaag GCTCGTCAAGATCCAATGCACCCTGGCATGCCTGCAACACACGAGGGCAGCGGACCAGGCAGGCCGTGA